One window from the genome of Candidatus Thermoplasmatota archaeon encodes:
- a CDS encoding dihydroorotate dehydrogenase electron transfer subunit, whose protein sequence is MSYPRVAKIIEIKEETKDVKTLRFKYNEEVQPGQFFMVWIPGVDELPMSASYTGDLKGITVEKVGDATSALHRLKPGAKIGIRGPYGNGFKIFGRKILFVAGGTGIIPIAPLVEKLKKQNVAIVFGAKSKNELFFIDRIKRTASKLLITTDDGSSGEKALASELAEKILEMEKFDQIITCGPERMMKKILDLGLKNKIPVQASLERWMKCGIGICDSCAIDGLHVCKDGPVFDGKILRRLKEFGEFKRDASGRRIKL, encoded by the coding sequence ATGAGTTATCCAAGAGTCGCAAAAATTATTGAGATAAAAGAAGAAACAAAGGATGTGAAGACGCTCAGGTTCAAATACAACGAAGAAGTCCAGCCAGGTCAGTTTTTTATGGTCTGGATTCCCGGCGTAGATGAGCTTCCGATGAGTGCTTCTTATACTGGCGATTTAAAAGGTATTACTGTGGAAAAAGTCGGCGACGCCACCTCGGCACTGCACAGACTAAAACCCGGAGCTAAAATTGGTATCAGAGGCCCGTATGGAAACGGATTTAAAATCTTTGGGAGAAAAATACTGTTTGTTGCAGGAGGCACTGGCATTATACCGATTGCGCCATTGGTTGAGAAACTGAAAAAACAGAATGTTGCGATAGTGTTTGGCGCAAAAAGTAAAAACGAGCTGTTTTTCATAGATAGAATAAAAAGAACGGCATCAAAACTTTTGATTACTACAGATGACGGCTCTTCAGGTGAAAAAGCTCTCGCTTCGGAGCTCGCAGAGAAAATTTTGGAAATGGAAAAATTCGACCAAATAATTACATGCGGGCCTGAGCGAATGATGAAGAAAATTTTAGATTTGGGGTTGAAAAATAAAATACCAGTTCAAGCGAGCCTAGAAAGATGGATGAAATGTGGTATTGGAATTTGCGACTCATGCGCAATTGATGGCTTACATGTTTGCAAAGACGGACCTGTTTTCGATGGCAAAATCTTGAGGCGGTTAAAGGAGTTCGGAGAGTTTAAGAGAGACGCCAGCGGAAGAAGAATAAAACTATAG
- a CDS encoding 4-phosphopantoate--beta-alanine ligase, producing MRIPKSHPRYESLKTREELVKYWEKGLVATQGLIAQGRGEAFDYLIGERTTEHAKIAERAAACMLLLAEKPVISVNGNTAALAAKDLVKLSKLTNAKLEVNLFHHSKLRTKKIAEFLRKFGAKEVLGEKPDAKIPDLKHARALCAKEGIFSADVVLVALEDGDRTEAIVRMGKKVIAIDLNPLSRTAQTADITIVDNITRAVKVIIREVNSLRKAKESELKSTIKSFNNNRNLKEALRYITERLKVIKWY from the coding sequence ATGAGAATCCCCAAATCGCATCCAAGATACGAATCTTTAAAGACGAGAGAGGAGCTTGTTAAATATTGGGAAAAAGGTTTAGTTGCAACTCAAGGGTTGATTGCGCAAGGTAGAGGGGAAGCTTTCGATTATTTAATTGGCGAAAGAACAACAGAGCATGCGAAAATTGCAGAACGTGCTGCAGCCTGTATGCTATTACTTGCTGAGAAACCTGTTATCTCTGTTAACGGCAATACCGCAGCGCTCGCAGCAAAAGATCTAGTCAAGCTCTCTAAACTTACAAATGCAAAGCTAGAAGTAAATCTATTTCATCATAGTAAGCTGAGAACAAAAAAAATTGCAGAATTTTTAAGAAAGTTTGGTGCAAAAGAAGTGCTCGGCGAAAAGCCAGATGCTAAAATACCAGATTTAAAACACGCCAGAGCTTTGTGCGCAAAAGAGGGGATATTTAGCGCAGATGTTGTGCTCGTTGCCCTTGAAGATGGCGATAGAACCGAGGCTATTGTCCGGATGGGCAAAAAAGTTATTGCTATCGATTTAAACCCTCTTTCAAGGACTGCACAAACAGCAGATATAACGATTGTAGATAACATTACAAGAGCGGTAAAAGTAATTATTAGAGAAGTAAACAGCTTAAGAAAAGCAAAAGAGTCAGAACTAAAAAGTACAATCAAATCTTTCAATAACAACAGAAACTTAAAAGAGGCGCTAAGATATATAACTGAAAGGCTTAAAGTGATAAAATGGTATTAA